In Thermodesulforhabdus norvegica, a single window of DNA contains:
- a CDS encoding Bug family tripartite tricarboxylate transporter substrate binding protein yields the protein MCKKKVWALVVAFITAFGLVTSANAEVDFSGKTIKWIIPFSVGGGSDVWARLYAPYLQKYLPGNPTIVIKNMPGGGSIVGANYFHERARPDGLTIFGSSGSTTFPYLLGNSKVKYDFSKYHIVLASSTGGVVYINPDLGVKSAADLKGFKKELVYASQGVTSLDLVPLLAFDMLGLNVKAVFGYKGRGAGRVAFEQGEVNIDYQTSTAYIENVRPLVEMKKAIPLMTWGVLDEEGNIVRDPIEPDLPCFPEVYEMVHGKKPSGPAWEAWKAFFVAGFAVQKAVWLPEKTPAEIVAVWREAAKKTIEDPEFQKVIEKNLGGYKQYYGEKAAKAFQSVLDVPPESKAWVLKWIKDKYGVTVD from the coding sequence ATGTGTAAGAAAAAGGTCTGGGCATTGGTTGTTGCTTTTATCACAGCCTTTGGACTGGTTACTTCAGCAAATGCTGAAGTCGATTTCTCCGGGAAGACGATTAAGTGGATTATACCGTTCAGCGTAGGTGGAGGAAGTGACGTGTGGGCACGCCTTTACGCCCCTTACCTTCAAAAGTACCTGCCCGGCAATCCGACAATAGTTATCAAGAACATGCCCGGTGGAGGAAGCATCGTTGGTGCGAACTACTTTCACGAACGGGCACGTCCGGACGGGCTAACAATCTTCGGATCTTCGGGTTCCACCACCTTTCCCTATCTTCTTGGAAACAGTAAGGTGAAGTACGATTTCTCAAAGTATCATATTGTCTTAGCTTCAAGTACGGGCGGTGTTGTGTACATCAACCCCGATCTGGGTGTTAAGTCAGCGGCAGATCTCAAAGGGTTTAAGAAAGAGTTGGTGTATGCTTCTCAGGGTGTTACCTCTCTGGATCTGGTTCCACTGCTGGCTTTCGACATGCTCGGTCTAAACGTTAAAGCGGTATTCGGCTACAAAGGTCGAGGAGCTGGCCGGGTTGCTTTCGAACAGGGAGAAGTCAACATAGATTATCAGACTTCCACAGCATACATAGAAAACGTGCGACCTCTGGTGGAGATGAAAAAGGCTATTCCTTTGATGACCTGGGGCGTACTGGATGAGGAAGGTAACATCGTCCGTGATCCCATTGAACCGGACCTTCCCTGCTTCCCCGAAGTTTACGAGATGGTACACGGGAAAAAACCTTCTGGCCCCGCCTGGGAAGCCTGGAAAGCCTTCTTTGTGGCGGGATTTGCAGTACAGAAAGCAGTGTGGTTGCCTGAAAAGACTCCGGCGGAGATTGTGGCAGTCTGGCGGGAGGCGGCTAAGAAGACGATAGAGGATCCCGAGTTCCAGAAGGTCATTGAAAAAAACCTTGGTGGTTACAAGCAGTATTACGGGGAGAAGGCGGCGAAGGCTTTTCAGTCGGTACTGGATGTTCCTCCGGAAAGCAAAGCCTGGGTTCTCAAGTGGATCAAAGACAAGTACGGTGTTACCGTGGATTAA
- the tcuB gene encoding tricarballylate utilization 4Fe-4S protein TcuB, which translates to MLSDPYKEAERVLTICNACRYCEGFCAVFPAMELRRTFSREDIIYLANLCHNCRDCYYACQYAPPHPFNVNFPRVMAQLRMTTYKSCVWPSWTGFFLGKWGVLLSISVVVASIAFFGLLGFIWGNTPESLDTKAGLFYSVVPYPLIILLFSLLAMWAIFGIVKGVRNLWAAMGGSAGAWNSLTLHARALKNALTLEFLGGRGVGCNYPAEEFSMKRRYLHHAVFYGFLLCFGATTAAFYYHHVLGIAGPYSWFSLPVVLGTVGGFAILVGTSGLVYLKYRIDSNPSDRKSTIHDLFMLALLFLIAFSGIFLLLLRGTVLMGLLLTVHLGLVAGLFFLTPCSKFIHGIYRYAALLKNAEEFPKGF; encoded by the coding sequence ATGTTATCCGATCCTTACAAAGAAGCTGAAAGGGTGCTTACCATTTGTAATGCTTGCCGTTACTGCGAAGGGTTTTGTGCCGTGTTTCCGGCCATGGAACTCAGGAGAACCTTCTCGCGTGAGGATATCATATATCTAGCCAACCTTTGTCATAACTGTCGCGATTGTTATTATGCCTGTCAGTATGCTCCTCCTCATCCTTTTAATGTGAACTTTCCCAGAGTTATGGCACAATTGCGAATGACCACTTATAAAAGCTGTGTGTGGCCTTCGTGGACCGGATTTTTTTTGGGGAAATGGGGAGTACTTTTATCGATATCTGTTGTTGTGGCCTCTATTGCCTTTTTCGGGTTGTTGGGATTTATTTGGGGAAACACCCCTGAATCTCTTGATACAAAGGCTGGTCTATTTTATTCCGTAGTTCCCTATCCGTTGATAATCCTATTGTTCTCCCTCCTTGCAATGTGGGCTATTTTTGGAATTGTAAAGGGTGTAAGGAACCTATGGGCGGCTATGGGTGGCTCTGCCGGGGCCTGGAACTCGCTGACATTACATGCAAGAGCACTGAAAAATGCCTTGACTCTAGAATTTTTGGGAGGCCGTGGAGTAGGGTGTAATTACCCGGCTGAAGAGTTCTCCATGAAAAGGCGCTACCTTCACCATGCCGTTTTTTACGGCTTCTTACTTTGTTTTGGGGCGACTACCGCAGCTTTTTATTACCATCACGTTCTCGGTATTGCCGGTCCCTATTCCTGGTTCAGCTTACCCGTGGTTCTCGGAACAGTCGGAGGCTTTGCAATTTTGGTTGGAACATCGGGGCTCGTCTATCTGAAATACCGCATTGACAGCAATCCTTCCGATCGAAAATCCACGATCCATGACCTGTTCATGCTTGCTCTGCTTTTTCTGATTGCCTTTAGCGGTATATTTTTGCTTTTGCTGAGGGGTACTGTGCTCATGGGTTTGTTACTGACGGTTCATTTAGGCTTGGTAGCGGGTCTTTTTTTCCTGACTCCCTGTAGTAAATTCATTCACGGGATCTATCGGTACGCTGCTCTTTTAAAAAACGCTGAAGAGTTCCCAAAAGGCTTCTAG
- the tcuA gene encoding FAD-dependent tricarballylate dehydrogenase TcuA: protein MTHRPFETKNYDVIVAGGGNAALCAAMTAREAGADVLLLESAPGWCRGGNSRHTRNIRYVHASANDYLTGPYSEEEFFEDLMAVTGGHTDEELARLTIKRSRDLGRWMEAHGCRFQPAMRGTLHLSRTNAFFLGGGKALVNAYYRKARQLGVEILTCAEAVDLEIEDGLFRRLHVRIDNLVRPIEARSLVVATGGFQANKEWIKEYWGEAADRFVIRGTPYNRGRMLKALLKHGAVPVGDPTQCHAVAVDARAPEFDGGIVTRLDCITFGIVVNREAKRFYDEGEDFWPKRYAIWGRLVAQQPDQIAYAIIDAKALDLFMPSVFPPITAETVENLGEKLGIDPKALKLTVDQFNAAVEERDFDPARLDNCVARGISPPKSHWARRIDRPPFYAYPLRPGITFTYLGVKVDASARVVGPDGPFPNIFAAGEIMAGNILGRGYLAGFGMTIGTVFGIEAGKEAVRYVIRSLQRS, encoded by the coding sequence GTGACTCATCGTCCTTTTGAAACGAAAAATTATGACGTAATTGTTGCAGGCGGTGGCAACGCAGCATTATGTGCCGCCATGACCGCTAGAGAAGCGGGTGCGGATGTTTTGTTATTGGAAAGTGCACCGGGATGGTGCCGTGGTGGCAATAGTCGGCATACACGAAATATTCGGTATGTCCATGCGAGTGCTAATGATTACCTGACTGGTCCGTACTCAGAAGAGGAGTTTTTTGAGGATTTGATGGCCGTAACAGGTGGGCATACCGATGAGGAACTCGCACGATTGACCATAAAGCGTTCGAGGGACCTGGGCCGATGGATGGAAGCTCATGGTTGTCGTTTTCAGCCAGCCATGCGGGGAACTCTGCATTTATCAAGGACAAACGCCTTCTTTCTGGGAGGTGGTAAGGCTCTTGTTAATGCATATTACAGGAAGGCCCGGCAGCTGGGGGTTGAAATCCTGACCTGTGCTGAAGCAGTGGATTTGGAAATAGAAGATGGTCTTTTCAGACGGCTTCATGTGAGGATAGATAATCTGGTACGGCCAATTGAAGCTCGAAGTCTGGTTGTTGCCACAGGGGGATTTCAGGCCAATAAGGAATGGATAAAGGAATACTGGGGCGAGGCGGCAGATCGCTTTGTCATTCGGGGCACACCTTACAATAGAGGGCGTATGCTGAAGGCACTTCTAAAACATGGTGCCGTGCCCGTTGGTGATCCGACACAGTGCCATGCCGTTGCGGTGGATGCGCGGGCCCCCGAATTCGACGGTGGTATCGTCACAAGACTGGATTGTATCACCTTCGGCATTGTGGTTAACAGGGAGGCTAAGCGTTTTTATGATGAGGGTGAAGATTTCTGGCCGAAGAGATACGCCATCTGGGGTAGGCTTGTAGCTCAGCAACCCGATCAGATTGCCTACGCGATCATCGACGCCAAAGCTCTGGATCTTTTTATGCCTTCGGTGTTTCCACCGATTACGGCAGAAACGGTTGAAAATCTGGGTGAAAAGCTGGGTATAGATCCCAAAGCTCTAAAATTGACTGTAGATCAGTTTAACGCTGCCGTGGAAGAAAGGGATTTCGATCCTGCGCGATTGGATAATTGTGTGGCCCGAGGTATTTCTCCGCCCAAAAGTCACTGGGCCCGAAGAATCGATAGACCACCTTTCTACGCCTATCCTCTGCGGCCTGGAATTACCTTTACTTACTTGGGGGTTAAGGTTGACGCTTCGGCTCGCGTGGTTGGTCCTGACGGACCTTTTCCCAATATTTTTGCCGCTGGAGAAATCATGGCGGGGAATATTCTTGGACGCGGCTATCTTGCAGGGTTTGGCATGACCATAGGCACCGTTTTTGGGATAGAAGCCGGAAAGGAAGCGGTCAGGTATGTTATCCGATCCTTACAAAGAAGCTGA
- a CDS encoding sigma 54-interacting transcriptional regulator, with product MKQKPLKLGVFASSDSLMKAILDVREEYEDIDFLISGKSLDDALEEGQKMIRQGVEAIISRRGTAHLLRQHLKVPIVSLPHFTVELIASLRKASAYGRKVLLPCFGDDLIDLGTLSKLLNIEIVQGYYTDKKSLFRSVEWGKQQGCSVALGGNRTREAAQAVGLPFVEIAVSHEEVRAAIENARSVAISNRAYRTLASHYQGILDAASEGIIAVDVKGTISAANRVARRIFSGKITEGYSLLDIFPSRRFLRPLAEGQAIMDVIEEIEGQKYLVSRIPIFNDDEVVGGIYFFKEIGEVLEAEKAVRRVLARGLVAKYNFSDIIYASSLMNDVVETAKQFAMTDSTVLLVGETGTGKELFAHSIHNSSSRKKGPFVTVNCAALPESLLESELFGYEEGAFTGSRKGGKAGRFEMAHRGTIFLDEIDSTPQQVQIRLLRILQEKEVIRIGGDRKIPIDVRVVAASSRDLMDVVKNGTFRSDLFFRLNVLKIEIPPLRQRPEDILVLLEHFIHVTAKQYGLKAVTLPPHLLDRLMRYSWPGNVRQLRNFAERLVLTSNLPLKNQGVEKLVNELMASDSDRPLTGPEACSPPLSTHSIIDAKKNEIEKALIRNTLEQCRWNRTLAARQLGISRTTLWRKIKLFGIQCE from the coding sequence ATGAAACAAAAGCCCCTAAAATTAGGAGTCTTTGCTTCCAGTGACTCTCTCATGAAAGCTATTCTTGATGTCAGGGAAGAATACGAGGACATAGACTTCCTGATTTCAGGGAAGAGCCTGGACGATGCCCTGGAAGAAGGGCAAAAAATGATAAGGCAGGGCGTAGAAGCTATTATAAGCCGGCGTGGAACAGCGCACTTACTGCGCCAGCACCTGAAAGTTCCGATTGTATCCTTGCCTCACTTTACTGTGGAATTGATAGCAAGTCTTCGAAAAGCCTCTGCATACGGCAGGAAGGTTCTCCTGCCTTGTTTCGGGGATGATCTGATAGACTTGGGTACATTATCCAAGCTTCTAAATATTGAAATAGTACAGGGCTATTATACAGACAAAAAGAGCCTTTTCCGATCTGTCGAATGGGGTAAACAGCAGGGATGCTCGGTGGCACTGGGCGGTAACCGTACGCGAGAAGCAGCCCAAGCGGTAGGTCTTCCCTTTGTGGAAATAGCTGTATCACACGAGGAAGTTCGAGCCGCCATTGAAAATGCCCGATCGGTAGCCATATCCAACCGTGCTTACCGCACTCTGGCTTCTCACTATCAGGGTATTCTCGATGCCGCTTCCGAGGGTATAATAGCCGTCGATGTAAAAGGGACAATTTCTGCTGCTAACCGTGTAGCTCGTAGAATATTTTCGGGGAAAATAACAGAAGGTTACTCTCTCCTCGATATCTTTCCTTCCAGGAGATTTCTCAGACCTCTGGCTGAAGGTCAGGCCATAATGGACGTTATCGAGGAAATCGAAGGTCAAAAATACCTCGTCAGCCGCATACCGATTTTCAATGACGATGAAGTCGTAGGCGGAATATATTTCTTTAAAGAAATAGGAGAAGTCCTGGAAGCCGAAAAAGCCGTACGAAGAGTTCTGGCTCGAGGTCTGGTAGCAAAGTATAACTTTTCGGACATAATATACGCAAGCTCCCTTATGAACGATGTCGTTGAAACGGCAAAACAATTCGCCATGACCGACTCAACGGTTTTACTTGTGGGCGAAACCGGCACAGGAAAAGAGCTTTTTGCACACAGTATCCATAACAGCAGTTCCAGAAAGAAGGGTCCCTTTGTCACCGTAAATTGCGCGGCACTCCCTGAAAGCCTTCTTGAAAGCGAACTTTTCGGCTACGAAGAGGGAGCATTTACGGGATCACGCAAAGGAGGTAAGGCTGGTCGATTTGAAATGGCGCACAGGGGCACGATCTTTCTTGATGAAATCGACAGCACGCCTCAACAGGTACAAATTAGACTACTGAGAATCTTACAGGAAAAAGAAGTAATAAGAATCGGTGGAGACCGCAAAATACCCATCGATGTTCGGGTAGTAGCGGCTTCGTCACGCGACTTGATGGATGTGGTAAAAAACGGGACCTTCAGAAGCGACCTTTTCTTCAGGCTTAATGTTCTGAAAATCGAGATCCCGCCACTCAGGCAAAGGCCTGAAGACATCCTGGTACTTCTGGAACATTTCATTCATGTAACGGCGAAGCAGTATGGTTTGAAGGCTGTTACACTTCCGCCACATTTATTAGATCGCCTTATGCGTTACTCATGGCCCGGCAATGTCCGCCAGCTAAGGAACTTTGCGGAAAGGCTTGTATTAACAAGCAACCTACCACTGAAAAATCAAGGTGTCGAAAAGCTGGTAAACGAGCTAATGGCCTCTGATTCAGACCGCCCCCTAACCGGCCCAGAAGCATGTTCCCCTCCCCTATCCACTCATTCGATAATAGATGCTAAAAAGAACGAAATTGAGAAAGCACTCATAAGGAACACTCTGGAACAGTGTCGCTGGAACCGTACTCTCGCCGCCCGCCAGCTTGGAATAAGCCGAACCACACTCTGGAGAAAAATAAAGCTGTTTGGAATCCAGTGCGAATAG
- a CDS encoding 2-methylaconitate cis-trans isomerase PrpF family protein translates to MQRRIPAVIMRGGTSKAVFFKESHLPSDPGIRDKVILAAFGSPDPYRRQVDGLGGAVSTTSKVAIISVSSDPAYDVVYLFGQVSIDRPLVDYKGNCGNISSAVGPFAVDEGLVPVTEPVTKVRIYQKNTNKLIIAEVPVHNGIFNEEGDFSIPGVPGTGSKIALRFVDPGGSVTGALFPTGNLRDTVTLAGKKFEVTIIDASNPCVFVKAKSLGLTGAEKEEIENSRELKDLIEAIRANAAVRLGLTSTPEEATVSCQAVPKIGIVSEPIPYTTWANTLVDPESVHLCARMMSMGTLHASFPVSGSISLAAAARIQGTVVNDCLKRNLPEEDILIGHPGGIMPVGVSIDVTPGSPRVTEAVIYRTARRLMEGYVFVPEKFFHAG, encoded by the coding sequence ATGCAAAGGAGAATCCCGGCCGTCATAATGAGAGGTGGAACCAGTAAAGCCGTTTTCTTCAAAGAATCTCATCTTCCTTCCGACCCTGGAATAAGAGATAAGGTGATTCTGGCTGCTTTTGGAAGCCCTGATCCTTATCGTCGGCAGGTGGACGGGCTGGGTGGTGCAGTATCTACAACCAGTAAAGTCGCTATAATCTCGGTATCATCTGATCCGGCTTATGATGTCGTATATTTATTTGGCCAGGTTAGCATAGATAGACCGCTGGTTGATTACAAAGGAAACTGTGGAAATATCTCCTCTGCTGTAGGGCCCTTCGCCGTTGATGAGGGATTGGTTCCGGTAACAGAACCCGTTACCAAAGTCCGCATTTATCAAAAAAATACAAACAAACTTATAATTGCCGAGGTTCCGGTTCATAACGGCATTTTTAACGAGGAAGGAGATTTTAGCATCCCCGGTGTACCTGGAACGGGATCGAAAATAGCCCTTCGTTTTGTAGATCCAGGTGGCTCGGTAACAGGCGCCCTTTTCCCTACCGGAAACCTGCGGGATACGGTCACCCTCGCCGGGAAAAAATTCGAGGTGACCATTATAGACGCATCCAACCCATGTGTCTTCGTAAAAGCTAAAAGCTTGGGATTAACGGGCGCAGAAAAAGAGGAAATCGAAAACAGTCGAGAGTTGAAAGACCTGATTGAGGCCATACGTGCAAATGCGGCGGTCCGACTTGGTCTTACTTCTACACCCGAGGAGGCGACAGTGTCATGTCAGGCTGTCCCGAAAATCGGCATCGTTTCAGAGCCGATTCCCTACACAACCTGGGCTAATACTCTTGTTGATCCAGAATCTGTGCACCTATGCGCAAGAATGATGTCCATGGGCACGTTGCACGCTTCGTTTCCCGTTTCCGGATCCATAAGTCTGGCGGCCGCCGCACGTATTCAAGGAACCGTAGTTAACGATTGCCTCAAACGCAACCTGCCCGAAGAGGATATCCTCATTGGCCATCCTGGGGGAATCATGCCTGTTGGAGTTTCCATCGATGTAACGCCGGGTTCGCCTCGAGTAACCGAGGCGGTCATTTACCGCACTGCCCGACGTCTGATGGAAGGCTATGTGTTCGTACCGGAAAAGTTCTTCCACGCAGGTTGA
- the larA gene encoding nickel-dependent lactate racemase, with protein sequence MKLDLPYGTGKIAVHIPDDSCIAWPKKAPPLLNLENDIREAVHNPIGTPRLREIARGKKDAVIVINDATRPAPTEPMLTSILEELKSAGISDKDVSVVIACGNHRPATPDEIRSIVGNEFAEKLKILNHVATDTKNMVLVGKTKVGTPVWINSAVAHASIKILTGLIAPHHSAGYSGGRKSLVPGVAGIETIKAHHSFPIRQFEPMCGKLAGNPFHEEAVRIARLVGIDFIVNVVQDGYGTYVGVVAGDVEKAHEAGIAMGSKYWNIDLQHKFPIVIATPGGYPRDIDLHQAQKALSTAEMAAVPGSVLVLIAECREGLGKWKASWLREATHPRDVIRRFEHEGFTEGHTSKDFMLARALCSHQIIIFSSLSPDIVRNLFMTPASSPQQAIDEALKLKPMGPVLVLPKAVNLIPRVKK encoded by the coding sequence ATGAAACTGGATCTACCTTATGGAACAGGAAAGATTGCGGTTCACATCCCCGACGACTCCTGCATAGCCTGGCCTAAAAAAGCACCTCCACTCTTAAACCTGGAAAACGACATCCGGGAAGCCGTACATAATCCCATTGGCACACCAAGGTTAAGGGAAATTGCTCGAGGTAAGAAGGACGCCGTCATCGTAATCAACGATGCTACTCGACCAGCGCCAACCGAGCCGATGCTCACATCGATACTGGAGGAACTGAAAAGTGCGGGCATAAGCGATAAAGACGTTTCAGTTGTAATTGCTTGCGGTAACCACAGACCCGCAACACCCGATGAAATTAGAAGTATCGTAGGAAACGAGTTTGCTGAGAAGCTCAAAATATTAAACCACGTGGCCACAGATACAAAGAATATGGTACTGGTCGGTAAAACGAAGGTGGGTACGCCTGTCTGGATCAATTCCGCAGTTGCTCATGCAAGCATCAAAATCCTGACCGGACTCATAGCCCCTCATCATTCGGCGGGTTACAGTGGTGGCCGCAAGAGTCTGGTACCCGGAGTTGCTGGAATTGAAACAATCAAAGCTCATCACTCCTTTCCTATCAGGCAGTTTGAACCCATGTGCGGGAAACTTGCAGGAAATCCGTTTCACGAAGAAGCAGTACGCATAGCGAGGTTGGTGGGTATCGACTTTATAGTGAATGTGGTTCAAGACGGGTACGGTACCTATGTAGGCGTCGTAGCTGGAGACGTGGAAAAAGCCCACGAAGCGGGTATCGCCATGGGATCAAAGTACTGGAACATCGATCTGCAACACAAATTTCCGATCGTAATAGCTACTCCTGGTGGATATCCCAGGGACATAGATCTGCACCAAGCACAAAAGGCACTTTCCACCGCCGAAATGGCCGCTGTTCCCGGAAGCGTTCTAGTGCTTATTGCAGAATGTAGAGAAGGCCTTGGAAAGTGGAAAGCATCATGGTTACGGGAAGCCACACACCCCAGAGATGTTATTCGCAGATTCGAACACGAGGGTTTCACCGAAGGCCACACGTCCAAGGATTTCATGCTGGCCCGGGCTTTATGTTCCCATCAAATCATTATCTTTTCGAGTTTATCGCCCGACATAGTGCGAAATCTGTTCATGACACCTGCCAGCTCACCTCAGCAGGCAATAGACGAAGCCTTAAAATTGAAGCCTATGGGACCTGTGCTTGTCTTGCCCAAGGCCGTTAACCTCATCCCAAGGGTTAAAAAATGA
- a CDS encoding MmgE/PrpD family protein — MKKEISRELGKFVSKVGPQDLPRSVFTQSLFGITDGIAVMLAGCRQFGSSIAQILDALGGRPVATVIGLGYQTSAPLAAWSNGILSHLLDYDDLSLSMGGHPTGPVLSAALAAAEEIDADGKSLITAYAAGIEVMTKIGSALFDRLYTSGWHPTSVLGAFGACAAASNIWKLTPDQTATALAMVASAAGGIKKNFGTMTKALHVGNAAYNGVLCAMLARRGWTAQLSALEGPKGLFDLICGKSSLEDHELIHRLGNPWDIEEPGIFLKKYPCCGSIHPALDALFQISELPRPGKIERIHCKIHPDKSHILSEKTPRSGLEAKFNLRYCLASAIIRTAVSLDHFSDAAVSDPEVLSLMERIEIIPDESVGLWGSEITIECKEGRIVTGVCHKLGGIFDKMTLLRKLEDCATSILGQEKTERLKYALQNLADLPSVRDLMEKTVS, encoded by the coding sequence ATGAAAAAAGAGATCTCCAGGGAACTGGGCAAATTTGTTAGTAAGGTCGGTCCCCAGGACCTCCCGCGTAGTGTTTTCACACAGAGCTTGTTTGGCATCACAGACGGTATTGCCGTTATGTTGGCGGGCTGCAGGCAATTCGGTTCCTCTATCGCCCAAATATTGGATGCGCTAGGCGGACGACCGGTTGCGACTGTCATCGGTCTGGGGTATCAAACCTCGGCACCTCTCGCGGCATGGTCGAACGGAATTTTATCTCATCTTCTGGACTACGACGATCTCAGCTTATCAATGGGAGGTCACCCTACGGGGCCTGTCCTTTCGGCAGCGCTGGCTGCAGCTGAAGAAATCGATGCTGACGGCAAAAGTCTTATAACGGCTTATGCCGCAGGCATTGAAGTCATGACCAAGATTGGCTCGGCTCTGTTTGACCGTTTGTACACAAGCGGATGGCACCCTACGTCCGTGCTGGGGGCTTTCGGCGCATGTGCAGCTGCCTCAAACATATGGAAGCTTACCCCTGATCAAACCGCTACTGCCTTAGCTATGGTTGCATCAGCAGCAGGTGGCATCAAAAAAAACTTTGGCACCATGACCAAGGCTCTACACGTTGGAAACGCAGCCTATAACGGGGTGCTATGTGCCATGCTGGCCAGGCGCGGCTGGACCGCGCAGCTTTCTGCTCTGGAGGGGCCAAAAGGACTATTCGACCTAATTTGCGGAAAAAGCTCTTTGGAAGATCACGAACTGATCCACCGATTAGGAAATCCGTGGGACATAGAGGAACCCGGCATATTTCTTAAAAAATATCCATGCTGTGGAAGTATTCACCCTGCCCTGGATGCGCTATTTCAAATCTCAGAGCTACCACGTCCCGGCAAGATCGAAAGGATTCATTGTAAAATTCATCCCGATAAATCTCATATACTTTCCGAAAAAACTCCTCGATCGGGGCTGGAAGCCAAGTTCAATCTTCGGTATTGCCTCGCCTCAGCAATCATCCGCACCGCTGTCTCCCTGGATCATTTTTCAGATGCTGCAGTATCAGACCCGGAAGTTCTCAGCCTGATGGAAAGGATAGAAATTATTCCGGACGAATCGGTAGGTTTATGGGGATCTGAAATCACCATTGAATGTAAGGAAGGTAGGATCGTAACAGGTGTGTGCCATAAACTGGGGGGAATTTTTGACAAAATGACACTTTTACGAAAACTTGAAGATTGTGCGACTTCCATTCTAGGGCAGGAAAAAACGGAACGACTGAAATACGCCTTACAAAACTTGGCCGACCTGCCCAGCGTGAGAGATTTAATGGAAAAAACTGTTTCATAG
- a CDS encoding AbrB family transcriptional regulator has translation MSGIKYLLVYLALGSVGGYIGARLKIPAGAMIGAMIVVIGFKIATKVDWALPRGFPFFLQIMLGITIGASFRMEMIQALTKVAVPVILSTLILVLVGMILAFIFARMGILDGGTAYLGTSPGAMSPLIVLALESGKDPTIITCFHFFRVVFIILTMPAIYRFFFE, from the coding sequence ATGAGCGGTATAAAATATTTATTGGTATATCTGGCCCTGGGTTCGGTGGGCGGTTACATTGGAGCGAGACTTAAAATTCCTGCGGGCGCCATGATCGGTGCAATGATCGTGGTGATCGGGTTCAAGATAGCAACAAAAGTGGATTGGGCTCTCCCCCGGGGATTTCCCTTCTTTCTACAGATCATGTTGGGTATCACCATTGGCGCATCTTTTCGGATGGAAATGATTCAAGCCCTTACGAAAGTTGCCGTGCCGGTGATTTTGTCCACGCTCATACTGGTACTGGTGGGTATGATCCTTGCCTTTATATTTGCCAGAATGGGAATACTCGACGGTGGAACAGCCTATCTTGGAACAAGCCCCGGAGCCATGAGTCCCTTGATCGTACTCGCCCTTGAAAGTGGGAAAGATCCCACTATAATCACGTGTTTTCACTTTTTCCGTGTGGTCTTTATCATACTAACCATGCCTGCGATTTATCGCTTCTTCTTTGAATGA